The following are encoded together in the Brassica napus cultivar Da-Ae chromosome A9, Da-Ae, whole genome shotgun sequence genome:
- the LOC106368326 gene encoding sister chromatid cohesion 1 protein 3-like, protein MFYSHVYLARKGPLGTVWAAAHLQQRLKKSHYTATNIPKTVDLIMFPEAPLALRLSGHLLLGVVRIYSKQVDYLFRDCALVTSWLSKSFVSTQVDLPEDARQAPVESVTLPQALNLDDFQLDDDTQEGEYDNHLRSQEDITLTDQIPTGVDPYVAITFDDDLSSGPSPMDVDQATEPVSAHPGDTDVEMTFETEVNNERGDFNVGRNDTEEIPEFQDPRPSNLTEPLNLSPERGNANSPGSVPEVEIRRDAAAAHGLSPASHLPFATEHTEPLDETMNEKEPSIPNLDDEVLSSRGQAFELRSGSPGFAGFEEERDNFVHPSPQLALQPTPPPPPPAQQPRPRKRKHFDKVTVLTNRIMKERLEDPSDILRKRKKMPSSKLSMWRMNNQAKKDQIFSEPLLTGCSDALRSVFDKDCVSSKPNLAVPNESVPEPAPVSSPTREAEAEVRPTSSVPQSPIPDSTHPDTTLQQSPVRQTEDIQDSAGPQSARGESVPREAQSPPPFNDDDTGIERFRDGGYTDFMPSPPPRFSPSSRTDDFTTQTSRAWETESYRTEPSTSAYRDDMPGLMNSGISAIPEMADEELYFLDVGGNTPVRSPASQDSDALTGRTRALAQYLKERSSSGPSSSSSSGDLSLGKILEGKTRKLAARMFFETLVLKSRGLIDMQQEQPYSDITLKLMPGLFSKVQQ, encoded by the exons atgttttATTCGCATGTTTACTTGGCTCGGAAGGGTCCTCTGGGAACGGTTTGGGCCGCCGCGCACTTGCAACAACGCCTCAAGAAGTCTCACTACACCGCCACCAACATCCCCAAAACCGTTG aTCTTATAATGTTCCCGGAGGCACCTTTGGCATTGAGATTGTCGGGTCATCTTTTACTTGGTGTTGTCCGAATCTATTCAAAGCAAGTTGATTATCTGTTCCGTGACTGTGCTCTCGTCACTTCTTGGTTATCCAAGTCTTTTGTTTCTACTCAAGTTGATTTGCCTGAGGATGCTAGACAGGCTCCCGTTGAGTCTGTGACTTTGCCTCAAGCATTGAACTTGGACGACTTCCAATTGGATGATGACACGCAAGAAGG TGAATATGAtaatcatcttaggagtcaggAAGATATCACTCTTACAG ATCAAATCCCCACTGGTGTTGATCCTTATGTTGCTATAACATTCGATGAT GACCTCAGTTCAGGACCTAGCCCAATGGATGTTGA CCAAGCTACAGAGCCTGTTAGTGCGCATCCTGGTGATACTGATGTTGAAATGACTTTTGAGACAGAAGTAAACAATGAGCGAGGAGACTTCAATGTTGGTCGTAACGACACAGAGGAAATCCCTGAGTTCCAGGATCCTAGACCGAGTAACTTGACGGAACCGCTTAATCTCAGTCCAGAGAGAGGCAATGCCAATTCTCCTGGAAGTGTTCCCGAGGTTGAGATAAGGCGTGATGCTGCTGCTGCTCACGGTTTAAGCCCTGCGTCCCATTTACCATTCGCTACAGAACACACTGAACCTTTAGATGAAACTATGAACGAGAAGGAACCCAGTATCCCTAACCTTGATGATGAAGTGTTGAGTTCTAGAGGACAGGCGTTTGAGCTTCGCTCAGGATCTCCAGGCTTTGCTGGTTTTGAGGAAGAACGTGATAATTTTG TCCATCCATCACCTCAACTAGCTCTTCAGCCAactccaccacctcctcctcctgcaCAACAACCAAGGCCAAGGAAGAGGAAGCATTTTGATAAGGTCACAGTATTAACTAACAG GATCATGAAAGAGAGGCTTGAGGATCCTAGTGATATTCTTCGTAAGAGAAAGAAGATGCCTTCCTCTAAACTAAGTATGTGGAGAATGAATAACCAGGCAAAGAAGGATCAAATCTTCAGTGAGCCCTTGCTTACAG GCTGTTCAGATGCTCTACGCAGTGTCTTTGATAAGGACTGTGTATCTTCAAAGCCAAATCTTGCTGTTCCTAATGAAAGTGTTCCAGAACCTGCACCTGTATCATCTCCTACTCgtgaagctgaagctgaagtTCGCCCTACCTCTTCAGTTCCTCAATCTCCGATTCCTGATTCTACTCATCCAGACACTACACTTCAGCAGTCTCCGGTTCGTCAAACTGAAGATATCCAAGACTCTGCAGGTCCTCAATCCGCGCGTGGAGAGTCTGTACCAAGAGAAGCACAATCTCCACCGCCATTTAATGATGATGACACAGGAATCGAACGCTTCAGAGATGGTGGTTACACTGACTTCATGCCGTCGCCACCTCCTAGGTTTTCACCTTCTAGTAGAACCGATGACTTCACCACTCAGACTAGTAGAGCTTGGGAGACGGAATCTTATAGAACAGAGCCTTCAACTTCCGCATATCGAGATGATATGCCTGGACTAATGAACTCAGGGATCTCAGCTATTCCCGAAATGGCAGACGAG GAGCTTTATTTCCTGGATGTAGGTGGCAACACTCCGGTGAGATCACCAGCTAGTCAAGATTCTGATGCTTTGACAGGGAGAACAAG AGCCTTGGCTCAGTATCTTAAAGAACGCTCTTCGAGTGGTCCCTCTTCAAGCTCTTCTTCAGGAGATCTAAGTTTGGGAAAGATCTTGGAGGGAAAGACAAGGAAGCTAGCTGCTCGAATGTTCTTTGAGACACTG GTGttgaagtctagaggacttATTGATATGCAACAGGAGCAACCTTACAGCGATATCACTCTGAAGTTGATGCCTGGCCTTTTTTCAAAGGTTCAACAATGA
- the LOC125578484 gene encoding small G protein signaling modulator 1-like produces MLCGGEGKKWTCGKAGVVSLQKVASLVRDLSQPCLSQPGIQLLLSIGKMLKPEKWRAFFDCDGKVFGFHKALKLIILGGIDPSIRAEVWEFLLGCYALSSTSEYRSQLREARRERYNDLLKQCQMMHSSVGTGSLAYVVGSKVMDMRKSYKKEVVKESTDGSTEASVNDNEKTENHGGDSSNNDTDTSHGHRRGSSSESVDIVSGRESPESTPFVADGVFDFPSLAVTDLFGRSSLDKKGVSTPDEEASVRSELRSEDEGMHSFRIDKNADLVIESSYNNNRSASIHSEIEVVHPESVEQLSHSGSTVEIVDGLRISDVPEVPSAKETPSRGGTVTEDRMSEWLWTLHRIVVDVVRTDTHLEFYEDPRNLGRMSDILAVYAWVDPATGYCQGMSDLVSPFVVLFEDNADAFWCFEMLIRRTRANFQMEGPTGVMDQLQTLWHILQLTDKEMFSHISRIGAESLHFAFRMLLVLFRRELSFDEALRMWEMMWAADFNASVAETLENDCLEPLVIQLPRQSEAEIGDPKIDDGHRNSTTSEPTSRSSDRMSKSGPLSKSSLLYISSLLPRSGPLPKTGPMSDDNDTEMKSASSSYNFCGLTRSLWSRNERTHVSSSVVSSFEKGDDPLPVFCVAAILIMNRHKIMKEARSIDDMIKIFNDKLLAIRVRRCIRTAMKLRKKYMYKNQVIKIKNHTQSQIQNQTTTQNQIPEEIQSHDENFSQRSSSHGPAH; encoded by the exons ATGCTTTGTGGTGGAGAGGGAAAGAAATGGACTTGTGGGAAAGCTGGTGTGGTAAGTTTGCAAAAAGTGGCTTCTTTAGTCCGGGATCTAAGCCAACCTTGTCTTTCACAACCAGGGATACAGCTTCTTTTATCT ATAGGCAAGATGCTTAAGCCAGAGAAGTGGAGGGCTTTTTTCGATTGTGATGGAAAGGTTTTTGGTTTCCACAAGGCGCTCAAATTAATTATCTTGGGG GGGATCGACCCATCAATAAGAGCTGAAGTTTGGGAGTTTCTCCTTGGCTGTTACGCATTGAGCAGCACCTCTGAGTACCGTAGTCAACTCAGGGAAGCTCGAAG AGAACGATACAATGATCTGCTGAAGCAATGCCAGATGATGCATTCGAGCGTGGGAACTGGTTCGCTTGCCTATGTTGTTGGATCCAAAGTCATGGACATGCGAAAATCATACAAGAAGGAAGTTGTAAAGGAATCTACAGATGGAAGCACAGAAGCTTCTGTAAATGATAATGAGAAAACTGAAAACCACGGTGGTGATTCGAGTAATAACGACACTGACACATCTCATGGCCATAGAAGAGGAAGTTCTAGTGAGTCAGTTGACATAGTAAGTGGAAGAGAAAGTCCTGAAAGCACTCCTTTTGTTGCGGATGGTGTTTTTGACTTCCCCTCTCTAGCAGTCACAGATTTGTTTGGGAGGAGTAGTTTAGATAAGAAAGGGGTTTCTACTCCAGATGAGGAAGCTTCAGTTCGGAGTGAGTTAAGATCTGAGGATGAGGGAATGCACAGTTTTAGAATTGATAAGAACGCAGATCTTGTTATAGAGTCTTCTTATAACAACAACAGATCTGCATCCATTCACTCAGAGATTGAAGTGGTGCATCCTGAGTCAGTTGAACAGCTGTCTCATTCTGGCTCCACGGTGGAGATAGTTGATGGTTTGAGAATCTCAGATGTTCCTGAAGTGCCATCAGCAAAGGAGACTCCTTCTCGTGGTGGGACTGTCACGGAAGATCGGATGTCTGAATGGCTTTGGACATTGCACCGAATAG tTGTGGATGTGGTAAGGACAGATACACACCTTGAGTTCTACGAGGATCCGAGAAATCTAGGAAGAATGTCTGATATCCTTGCTGTCTATGCTTGGGTTGATCCTGCAACTGGTTATTGCCAAG GTATGAGCGATTTGGTGTCTCCTTTTGTGGTTCTTTTTGAAGATAATGCTGACGCTTTTTGGTGCTTTGAGATGCTCATAAGAAGAACG CGTGCAAATTTCCAGATGGAAGGACCAACGGGAGTGATGGATCAATTGCAAACATTGTGGCATATATTGCAACTGACAGATAAAGAAATGTTTTCTCACATATCTCGTATTGGTGCTGAAAGCCTTCACTTTGCCTTCCGGATGCTGTTAGTGTTGTTCCGAAGGGAGTTGTCTTTTGATGAGGCTCTAAGGATGTGGGAG ATGATGTGGGCTGCTGATTTTAATGCCTCTGTTGCTGAAACTCTGGAGAATGATTGCTTGGAGCCGTTGGTGATTCAGCTTCCTAGACAATCAGAAGCTGAGATAGGGGACCCAAAGATAGATGATGGACATAGGAACAGTACAACTAGTGAACCAACTTCGAGGAGCAGCGACAGAATGTCAAAGAGCGGACCATTGTCAAAGAGCAGCCTGTTGTACATAAGCAGTCTACTGCCAAGAAGTGGTCCATTGCCAAAGACTGGTCCTATGTCTGACGACAACGATACTGAGATGAAGTCAGCATCATCTTCATATAATTTCTGTGGCTTGACAAGAAGCTTATGGTCTAGGAACGAAAGAACACATGTCTCTTCTTCTGTTGTTTCATCCTTTGAAAAGGGAGATGATCCTCTTCCAGTCTTTTGTGTGGCAGCGATCTTGATTATGAATAGGCACAAGATCATGAAGGAAGCTCGGTCCATTGATGACATGATCAAG ATATTTAATGACAAGCTGCTTGCAATTCGAGTTAGAAGATGCATACGCACAGCCATGAAACTTCGTAAAAAATACATGTACAAG AATCAGGTAATCAAGATCAAGAACCACACTCAGTCCCAGATACAGAATCAAACCACGACGCAGAACCAGATCCCAGAAGAGATTCAAAGTCATGATGAGAACTTCAGCCAAAGAAGTTCATCTCATGGTCCTGCCCACTAA